Proteins encoded together in one Mycoplasma miroungirhinis window:
- the rsmH gene encoding 16S rRNA (cytosine(1402)-N(4))-methyltransferase RsmH, translated as MKEDGIYLDLTLGRAGHSQEILKKLTTGHLYCFDKDQQAIDESQPILAKISPNFTLIKSDFQNFDLELAKLNIFKVDGILADLGVSSPQLDDFSRGFSYSKDSYLDMRMDQTQKLDAHYIVNNYSEAAIKKLLQFNADVKLARQVAKAICNNRPIDTTLQLSTIIKNTYPAYLLRQKNPLKAVFQAIRIEVNGELESLQVMLSKVDKILNKNGILAIISFHSIEDKMIKTFFNSLKLETSTYKLPIQMQENYKIKKIIVSDQEKNTNYRSRSATLRTLQKLID; from the coding sequence ATTAAAGAAGATGGTATATACCTTGATTTAACTTTAGGACGCGCAGGTCATAGTCAAGAAATATTAAAAAAACTGACTACAGGACATCTTTATTGTTTTGATAAAGATCAACAAGCAATTGATGAATCACAACCAATACTTGCAAAAATATCACCAAATTTTACATTAATAAAATCAGATTTTCAAAATTTTGATTTAGAATTAGCAAAATTAAATATTTTTAAAGTAGACGGTATTTTAGCTGATTTAGGTGTCTCAAGTCCTCAACTAGATGATTTTAGTAGAGGATTTAGTTATTCCAAAGATTCATATTTAGATATGCGAATGGATCAAACTCAAAAACTTGATGCTCATTATATAGTTAATAATTACTCAGAAGCAGCTATTAAGAAATTATTACAATTTAATGCTGATGTAAAGCTTGCACGACAAGTTGCTAAAGCTATTTGTAATAATAGACCAATAGATACTACTTTACAATTATCAACAATAATAAAAAACACTTATCCAGCTTATTTATTAAGACAAAAAAACCCTTTAAAAGCAGTTTTTCAAGCAATTAGAATAGAAGTCAATGGCGAACTTGAATCACTTCAAGTGATGTTATCTAAAGTAGATAAAATATTAAATAAAAATGGTATTTTAGCTATTATCAGCTTCCATTCTATTGAAGATAAAATGATTAAAACATTTTTTAATTCTTTGAAATTAGAAACAAGCACTTATAAATTGCCCATTCAAATGCAAGAAAATTATAAGATCAAAAAAATAATTGTTTCTGATCAAGAAAAAAACACAAACTATCGTTCAAGAAGTGCAACATTAAGAACACTTCAAAAGCTTATTGATTAA
- the ftsZ gene encoding cell division protein FtsZ, which translates to METSQTNTVSETIEATASIKIVGVGGAGNNSLKSLMDVQLPGVEFVAVNTDKQALKEFPNKDICLQIGDEHGRGAGADPETGKQAAIDARNDIKDRLKNTELVIIAAGMGGGTGTGASPEIAKIAKENGSLTIAVVTMPFIFEGKKRTEVALQGLETLKKEVDAYIIVSNEKLLNAFGELPIDESWKYSNITLKQLIRSIIDITVLPSYINLDFADLQNLIKKNPGELVVGIGKATGKDKAEKAVSHALKSPIIESNIMGASQCIVHISVGNNATLKDISDVSQFMNKIMNKEVDMIFGYNKMESENKEQDDSLVVTIIAAGIKEQFKQDTNTIRNEVNKQMEKSLVSSPKETIENNDIEDITLENENNSKSNGFFDFFK; encoded by the coding sequence ATGGAAACATCACAAACAAATACAGTATCAGAAACCATCGAAGCTACTGCTTCTATTAAAATAGTAGGAGTAGGAGGAGCTGGAAATAATTCATTAAAAAGTTTAATGGATGTACAGTTACCTGGAGTTGAATTTGTTGCTGTTAATACAGACAAACAAGCATTAAAAGAATTTCCTAATAAAGACATTTGCTTACAAATAGGCGATGAACACGGACGTGGAGCAGGAGCTGATCCTGAAACTGGAAAACAGGCAGCAATTGATGCACGTAATGATATAAAAGATCGTCTAAAAAATACAGAACTTGTCATCATTGCAGCTGGTATGGGTGGAGGAACTGGAACAGGTGCTTCTCCTGAAATTGCTAAAATAGCAAAAGAAAATGGTTCATTAACAATAGCAGTAGTTACAATGCCTTTTATTTTTGAAGGTAAAAAAAGAACAGAAGTTGCTTTACAAGGTTTAGAAACCTTAAAAAAAGAAGTTGATGCTTATATTATTGTAAGTAATGAAAAACTTCTTAATGCATTTGGTGAATTACCAATTGATGAAAGTTGAAAATATTCTAATATAACTTTAAAACAATTAATAAGATCAATAATTGATATTACGGTTTTACCTTCATATATTAATTTAGATTTTGCTGATTTACAAAACTTAATTAAAAAGAATCCAGGTGAATTAGTTGTTGGAATTGGAAAAGCAACAGGTAAAGATAAAGCCGAAAAAGCAGTTTCACATGCTTTAAAAAGTCCTATTATTGAATCAAATATTATGGGCGCATCACAATGTATTGTGCATATTTCAGTTGGAAATAATGCAACATTAAAAGACATTAGTGATGTATCTCAATTTATGAACAAAATCATGAATAAAGAAGTTGATATGATATTTGGTTATAATAAAATGGAAAGCGAAAATAAAGAACAAGATGATAGTCTTGTAGTAACTATAATCGCTGCTGGAATTAAAGAACAATTTAAACAAGATACAAATACAATAAGAAACGAAGTTAATAAACAAATGGAAAAATCATTAGTATCTTCACCAAAAGAAACTATCGAAAATAACGATATAGAAGATATAACACTTGAAAATGAAAATAATTCTAAAAGCAATGGTTTCTTTGATTTCTTTAAATAA
- a CDS encoding type I restriction-modification system subunit M N-terminal domain-containing protein: MTKKISPMKLAAQLWDSANNLRKNFESKEYKDIILSLIFYKFLS, translated from the coding sequence ATGACAAAAAAAATATCACCGATGAAATTAGCAGCTCAATTATGAGATTCAGCTAATAACCTAAGAAAAAACTTCGAATCAAAAGAATATAAAGACATCATTTTAAGTTTAATATTTTATAAATTTTTATCTTAA
- a CDS encoding ribonuclease HIII — protein sequence MKNNEDYIGCDETGVGDFFSPIVFVAAYIYPENYLKILNLGVKDSKKITDKKILEIAPQIMKLTKFTGTILTQQGNNQLANNFNTNEVKLIYHYLNINKLQKEIDKQAFIDQFSTLNSIKKYEDKLSKILNTFIIPKYPVNFETKAEDKILSVACASILARYYLLIEMQKQDQKYHMHFPLGASSSVIEFGKKFLKIYGQEKLKEVSKTNFKTFSQITTNK from the coding sequence ATGAAGAATAATGAAGATTATATTGGTTGTGATGAAACTGGAGTAGGTGATTTTTTTAGTCCAATAGTTTTTGTTGCAGCTTATATTTATCCTGAAAATTATTTAAAAATCTTAAATTTAGGTGTTAAAGATTCAAAAAAAATCACTGATAAAAAAATTTTAGAAATAGCTCCCCAAATAATGAAATTAACAAAATTTACGGGAACTATTTTAACCCAACAAGGAAATAATCAACTAGCAAATAATTTTAATACTAATGAAGTTAAATTAATATATCATTATTTAAACATTAATAAACTCCAAAAAGAAATTGATAAACAAGCATTTATAGACCAATTTTCCACTTTAAATTCAATTAAAAAATATGAAGACAAACTTTCAAAAATATTAAATACATTTATTATTCCTAAATATCCAGTAAATTTTGAAACTAAGGCTGAAGATAAAATATTAAGTGTTGCATGTGCAAGTATTTTAGCTAGATACTATTTATTAATAGAAATGCAGAAACAAGATCAAAAATATCATATGCATTTTCCATTAGGTGCAAGTTCTAGTGTTATAGAATTTGGAAAGAAATTTTTAAAAATATATGGTCAAGAAAAACTAAAAGAAGTGTCAAAAACAAACTTTAAAACATTTTCTCAAATAACAACAAATAAATAA
- a CDS encoding Cof-type HAD-IIB family hydrolase yields MERNSKQRRFLFAIDLDGTLLANSATGAIHPKTEEQIKRAVNEGHIVSIITGRPWRSTKHIYEKLGLNSIVGNYNGAHIHSPNDPFFIPTISYLDLNEVLYILGDPKVEKEISNYAIEGPDWVQLKYRDEALEKVFNFSNATKFRESIELTKLPLKPTGIVFDVKPETNVKELLIYLKRRYGDLGEFSSWSKGEGLTPVFDITSIGVTKGNVISLIMRYYNIDIDDTIAMGDSFNDSSMFRIANVGMAPANAEAYIKALASDLSNKTNKDGAVGYFMEKFLNNPDKYIKKAKKFHDELDKERLQIVGADHFNEE; encoded by the coding sequence ATGGAAAGAAATTCAAAACAAAGAAGATTTTTATTTGCAATTGATTTAGATGGAACTTTACTTGCAAATAGTGCAACAGGAGCTATTCATCCCAAAACAGAAGAACAAATTAAAAGAGCAGTAAATGAAGGACATATTGTTTCAATTATTACCGGAAGACCTTGAAGATCAACTAAACATATTTATGAAAAATTAGGATTAAATTCAATTGTAGGTAATTATAATGGTGCTCATATACATTCTCCTAATGATCCTTTTTTTATTCCTACTATTAGTTATTTAGATTTAAATGAAGTTTTATATATTTTAGGAGATCCTAAAGTTGAAAAAGAAATTTCAAATTATGCAATTGAAGGACCTGATTGAGTTCAATTAAAATATCGTGATGAAGCCTTAGAAAAAGTTTTTAATTTTAGTAATGCAACTAAATTTAGAGAAAGTATTGAACTTACTAAATTACCTTTAAAACCAACTGGAATAGTTTTTGATGTTAAACCTGAAACTAATGTAAAAGAATTACTTATTTATCTAAAACGTAGATATGGTGATTTAGGTGAATTTTCAAGTTGATCAAAAGGAGAAGGTTTAACACCAGTTTTTGATATTACAAGTATAGGTGTAACTAAAGGAAATGTGATTTCTTTAATTATGCGTTATTATAATATTGACATTGATGATACTATTGCAATGGGTGATAGTTTTAATGATTCAAGTATGTTTAGAATTGCAAATGTAGGAATGGCTCCTGCAAATGCAGAGGCTTATATTAAGGCATTAGCAAGTGATTTATCAAATAAAACAAATAAAGATGGAGCTGTGGGTTATTTTATGGAAAAATTTTTAAATAATCCCGATAAATATATTAAAAAAGCAAAAAAATTCCATGATGAATTAGATAAAGAAAGATTACAAATCGTTGGAGCAGATCATTTTAATGAAGAATAA
- a CDS encoding tRNA (cytidine(34)-2'-O)-methyltransferase — protein sequence MINIVLYEPEISPNTANIIRTCFSTNTKLHIIRPIAFDLHPHWMKRAAAGRFLSDIDHEIHNSYNDFVKKYGNKNIYYITRYGLKTYTDINFKKEVKQSSEIWLMFGTESTGIPKKILQTNINNCLRIPMTASARSINLANSVIVILYEVLRQLDFANLSKFEVQKTKNYLLKED from the coding sequence ATGATTAATATAGTTTTATACGAACCTGAAATAAGTCCAAATACAGCAAATATTATTCGCACATGTTTTAGTACCAATACAAAATTACATATTATAAGACCGATTGCCTTTGATTTACATCCACACTGAATGAAAAGAGCTGCAGCTGGTCGTTTTTTAAGTGATATAGACCATGAAATTCATAATTCATATAATGATTTTGTAAAAAAATATGGTAATAAAAATATTTATTATATTACTCGTTATGGATTAAAAACTTATACTGATATTAACTTTAAAAAAGAAGTTAAACAAAGTTCAGAAATATGATTAATGTTTGGAACAGAAAGTACTGGAATACCTAAAAAAATATTACAAACTAATATAAATAATTGTCTAAGAATACCAATGACAGCATCTGCTCGAAGTATTAATTTAGCAAATAGTGTGATTGTGATTTTATATGAAGTTTTAAGACAACTTGATTTTGCTAATTTATCAAAATTTGAAGTACAAAAAACTAAAAATTATTTATTAAAAGAGGATTAG
- a CDS encoding DivIVA domain-containing protein yields MAKYSVEQIQKHKFNAALNGYNPEEVDIFIDELIEDIIEYQQIIAKLQTK; encoded by the coding sequence GTGGCTAAATATTCAGTAGAACAAATTCAAAAACATAAATTTAATGCAGCTTTAAATGGATATAATCCTGAAGAAGTTGATATATTTATTGATGAATTAATTGAAGATATTATTGAATATCAACAAATTATTGCTAAATTACAAACAAAGTAG
- the ylqF gene encoding ribosome biogenesis GTPase YlqF: protein MINWFPGHMKKAFDIIKQKESLFDMFLIVLDSRVPISSYNYEFDKIAPHKPRIFVFSKTDLTNLNRFNELKQHYNNENDILVSVNLKNVNKSYNVLIQAIKKVTNNISKQNLKKGYKTPPPKIGVLGIPNSGKSTLINILAQQKVAKVGNEAGITRREQWINCKDQFFVLDTPGLLWPKFDNQDTAIKLAIIGSIKKDSIDLKEFTYEAYKLVSKYKPQVFKDLNLEVAESEEKIYENIILLARNKKFINNDKTIQFHRVYVFLVNYFKNLDNVIYD, encoded by the coding sequence ATGATTAACTGATTTCCAGGACATATGAAAAAAGCTTTTGACATTATCAAACAAAAAGAATCTTTGTTTGATATGTTTTTAATAGTTTTAGATAGTAGAGTTCCGATTTCATCTTATAATTACGAATTTGATAAAATTGCACCACATAAACCAAGAATTTTTGTTTTTTCTAAAACAGATTTAACCAATTTAAATCGTTTTAATGAACTAAAACAACATTACAATAACGAAAATGATATTTTAGTGAGTGTAAATTTAAAAAATGTTAATAAATCATATAATGTACTTATTCAAGCTATTAAAAAAGTAACAAATAATATCTCAAAACAAAACTTAAAAAAAGGATATAAAACTCCACCTCCTAAAATTGGAGTTTTAGGTATTCCTAATAGTGGGAAAAGTACATTAATAAATATTTTAGCTCAACAAAAAGTAGCTAAAGTAGGTAATGAAGCAGGTATTACTAGACGAGAACAATGAATAAATTGTAAAGATCAATTTTTTGTTTTAGATACTCCTGGATTACTTTGACCTAAATTTGATAATCAAGATACAGCAATAAAACTAGCTATTATCGGTTCTATTAAAAAAGATAGTATAGATTTAAAAGAATTTACTTATGAAGCATATAAATTAGTAAGTAAATATAAACCACAAGTATTTAAAGATTTAAATTTAGAAGTTGCAGAAAGCGAAGAAAAAATTTATGAAAATATTATTTTGTTAGCACGAAATAAAAAATTTATTAATAATGATAAAACAATACAATTTCATCGAGTTTATGTTTTCTTAGTAAATTATTTTAAAAATTTAGATAATGTTATATATGATTAG
- a CDS encoding SGNH/GDSL hydrolase family protein gives MNLDNELEDKNEVKFNFLPIKENLNYLSIGDEFSGGFNSKFGFLSLGKFYKHENKVTGLSYPAFFARIIHNLNAKYLKDFDNFSFPNIKIKQYIELIEHNNLSDETKNILHFANVFNNEEANPFIEQYDNYWNDIKNIQTKVKQANLITINLGMHDWINFFPLQDVKNLYSQQTKENIQHILEQLHSSLKLRATKITKYIENLINVIKSYNPRTNIVVMGYSKPLIHFENVLNETLLKTKIKDVSIINMFMFYLNSALKTAANKSCCMYIDNNDLDFATKHKDFLYESYFDIHPSEKMYKFIAQNMVIKLGLDNKFVFESYKNNNQKVLSYLRTINEYKKDYLSHRKILNLGEDLSILVRVLGINRSDNLFLDDYYEDEKKDILKQQNQISWYVSHLEKDLNLNIKQLIIQFIKSKFYSQNEIYKTKDLLLNYLQEKKWAQQIILHILSGNAVNNFFIALQNNLNSYRKFNASFYISDLKNAKNNTIKNQKLIYAIVKNLLSASFIHESKNELKQINYTFLTEILNTNLLETLVNHKLDERYKYIRNYLSKQDIFREFADFLFMNLTINLKNYSELNTFDQAWEKWLILNHYKIIYYIDKIISEVSRKENKKQTIEFIKLSILLAHKIPENNNLDTKKLELKIDNIIWLANEHKEILNKYLKILLKEFQTFSIYDYIFSNTKGETKKEFTLKLFKKIRYINVLRKFIIAILSLQIEIKSLKKQQKLQSENK, from the coding sequence ATGAATTTAGATAATGAATTAGAAGATAAAAATGAGGTAAAATTTAATTTTTTACCGATTAAAGAAAATTTAAATTATCTTTCTATTGGGGATGAATTTTCAGGTGGATTTAACTCTAAATTTGGATTTTTGAGCTTAGGTAAATTTTATAAACATGAAAATAAAGTTACAGGTTTAAGTTATCCTGCTTTTTTTGCGAGAATTATTCATAATTTAAATGCAAAATATTTAAAAGATTTTGATAATTTTAGTTTTCCAAATATAAAAATTAAACAATACATTGAATTAATAGAACATAATAATTTAAGTGATGAAACTAAAAATATTTTGCATTTTGCTAATGTTTTTAATAATGAAGAAGCGAATCCATTTATTGAACAATACGATAATTACTGAAACGATATAAAAAACATCCAAACTAAAGTTAAACAAGCTAATTTAATTACTATAAATTTAGGTATGCATGATTGAATTAATTTTTTTCCTCTTCAAGATGTAAAAAATCTCTATAGTCAACAAACAAAAGAAAACATTCAACACATACTTGAACAACTTCATAGTTCTTTAAAATTAAGAGCAACTAAAATTACAAAATATATTGAAAATTTAATTAATGTTATTAAATCTTATAATCCAAGAACTAATATTGTCGTAATGGGTTATTCAAAACCTCTAATTCATTTTGAAAATGTTCTAAATGAAACTCTGTTAAAAACTAAAATAAAAGATGTTTCAATTATAAATATGTTTATGTTTTATTTAAATTCTGCATTAAAAACAGCAGCTAATAAAAGTTGCTGTATGTATATTGATAATAATGATTTAGACTTTGCAACAAAACATAAAGATTTTTTATATGAATCATATTTTGATATTCATCCTAGTGAAAAAATGTATAAATTTATTGCTCAAAATATGGTAATAAAACTAGGTTTAGATAATAAATTTGTTTTTGAATCTTATAAAAATAATAATCAAAAAGTTTTATCTTATTTAAGAACTATTAATGAATATAAAAAAGATTATTTATCACATAGAAAAATATTAAATTTAGGTGAAGATTTATCAATTTTAGTGAGGGTATTAGGTATCAATCGTAGTGATAATTTATTTTTAGATGATTATTATGAAGATGAAAAAAAGGATATTTTAAAACAACAAAATCAAATTTCTTGATATGTTAGTCATTTAGAAAAAGATTTAAATTTAAATATTAAACAACTTATTATTCAATTCATTAAATCTAAATTTTATTCTCAAAATGAAATATATAAAACTAAAGATCTACTTTTAAATTATTTACAAGAAAAAAAATGAGCACAACAAATAATTTTACATATTTTATCAGGTAATGCAGTTAATAATTTTTTCATTGCATTACAAAATAATTTAAATTCTTATCGAAAATTTAATGCTAGTTTTTATATTTCAGATTTAAAAAATGCAAAAAATAATACTATAAAAAATCAAAAATTAATTTATGCAATCGTAAAGAACTTATTAAGTGCTTCTTTTATTCATGAATCAAAAAATGAATTAAAACAAATTAACTATACTTTTTTAACTGAAATTTTAAATACTAATTTACTTGAAACATTAGTAAATCATAAATTAGATGAAAGATATAAATATATTCGTAATTATTTATCTAAACAAGATATTTTTAGAGAATTTGCTGATTTTTTATTTATGAATCTAACTATTAATTTAAAAAATTATTCTGAGCTTAATACTTTTGATCAAGCATGAGAAAAATGACTAATTTTAAATCATTATAAAATCATTTATTATATTGATAAAATCATTAGTGAAGTTAGTCGTAAAGAAAATAAAAAACAAACCATTGAATTTATTAAGTTAAGTATTTTATTAGCTCACAAAATTCCTGAAAATAACAATTTAGATACAAAAAAATTAGAACTAAAAATTGATAATATCATTTGATTAGCTAATGAACATAAAGAAATATTAAATAAGTATTTAAAAATATTACTTAAAGAATTTCAAACCTTTAGTATTTATGATTATATTTTTTCAAATACCAAAGGAGAAACTAAAAAAGAATTTACACTGAAATTATTTAAAAAAATCAGATATATTAACGTATTAAGAAAATTTATAATTGCTATATTGAGTTTACAAATAGAAATAAAAAGTTTAAAAAAACAACAAAAATTACAAAGCGAGAATAAATAA
- a CDS encoding YbhB/YbcL family Raf kinase inhibitor-like protein — MKVYSKSINIYNVLNPNHSLISTFSPHLGWDEVKNAKSYAILMIDHEAAGVVGLSFVHWGIFNIKDNFIAENSSILKDKNYFQIENSLSIKPQNPILDHNYLKINANMYTGPFPPDQDHVYICRVFALDFEDVSDYWDTTKPMYIGDFWEIINDHTIDQGVLTFSSPQAYIEDNINYQKEASTHGLFYVYNEHDEISTLKVNIKDMLVDENIYYLSKPYYFDDETIQKTNFKISTPQIKIKNPKNIKEYAIFIYDSNSFDEWGLVTNEYCCLGIKAQNSDWTLLNKDDLIKADKNKIFIKNSYYNHSQIPEKIKKLFQLKNHSWSLFKSKKMASSEKFHWMEIYALDQKIIDKDKINDIADAYRHIKNKVIAEKIIRFKLK, encoded by the coding sequence ATGAAAGTATATTCAAAATCTATTAATATTTATAATGTTTTAAATCCTAATCATTCTTTAATTTCAACTTTTTCACCTCATTTAGGTTGAGATGAAGTAAAAAATGCTAAAAGTTATGCAATTTTAATGATTGATCATGAAGCTGCTGGTGTAGTGGGTCTTAGTTTTGTACATTGAGGTATTTTTAATATAAAAGATAATTTTATTGCTGAAAATAGTTCTATTCTTAAAGATAAAAACTATTTTCAAATTGAAAACTCTTTATCAATTAAACCCCAAAATCCAATTTTAGATCATAATTATTTAAAAATAAATGCAAATATGTATACAGGACCTTTTCCTCCTGATCAAGATCATGTGTATATTTGTCGTGTTTTTGCTTTGGATTTTGAAGATGTTAGTGATTATTGAGATACAACAAAACCTATGTATATAGGTGACTTTTGAGAAATTATAAATGATCATACAATTGATCAAGGTGTTTTAACATTTTCTAGCCCACAAGCTTATATTGAAGATAATATTAATTATCAAAAAGAAGCCTCAACACACGGTTTATTTTATGTATATAATGAACATGATGAAATTTCTACTTTAAAAGTCAATATTAAAGATATGTTAGTTGATGAAAATATTTATTATTTATCCAAACCTTATTATTTTGATGATGAAACAATTCAAAAAACAAATTTTAAAATTTCAACTCCACAAATTAAAATTAAAAATCCTAAAAATATTAAAGAATATGCAATATTTATTTATGATTCCAATTCTTTTGATGAATGAGGATTAGTTACTAATGAATATTGTTGTTTAGGGATAAAAGCACAAAACAGTGATTGAACATTATTAAATAAAGATGATTTAATTAAAGCTGATAAAAACAAAATTTTTATTAAAAATTCTTATTATAATCATTCACAAATTCCTGAAAAAATAAAGAAATTATTTCAATTAAAAAACCATTCTTGATCCTTATTTAAATCAAAAAAAATGGCTTCATCTGAAAAATTTCACTGAATGGAAATTTATGCATTAGATCAAAAAATAATTGATAAAGATAAAATAAATGACATAGCTGATGCTTATCGTCATATAAAAAATAAAGTTATAGCTGAAAAAATTATTCGCTTCAAATTAAAATAA